A portion of the Lolium rigidum isolate FL_2022 chromosome 1, APGP_CSIRO_Lrig_0.1, whole genome shotgun sequence genome contains these proteins:
- the LOC124693806 gene encoding heterogeneous nuclear ribonucleoprotein 1-like, which yields MAGYVDSRHAVTGYEDEEEEDPEEVEEEEVEEEVEEEVEEEAAEGAPGGFGGEAVVGHGEPGGDDGRGDVPAEPADGSGKVFVGGVAWETTEEKFKKHFQKYGAIADSVIMKDKHTRMPRGFGFVTFSDPSVIDRVLEDEHIIDGRTVEVKRTVPREEMSAKDGPKTRKIFVGGIPPSLTEGELKEHFSSYGNVAEHQIMVDHSTGRSRGFGFVTFESEDAVERVMSQGRMHELGGKQVEIKRAEPKKPGGGDSSSNGRYNLRSGANRSSHRGGGGGGGRSVSSSSGAGGYGYGADYREAAAAYYGSAGYGGYGRGYGAYGGNPAFGSGYGSGYGGSIYGASPYGAYGAYAGAYGGGAYGAPGSYGAGGYGAYGGAGSMGGGSSTGRGSGRYHPYGK from the exons ATGGCGGGGTACGTGGACAGCCGGCACGCCGTGACCGggtacgaggacgaggaggaggaggacccggaggaggtcgaggaggaggaggtcgaagaggaggtggaagaggaggtcgaggaggaggcggccgagggcgCGCCGGGTGGCTTTGGAGGGGAGGCCGTCGTTGGTCATGGAGAGCCTGGCGGCGACGACGGGAGGGGGGACGTGCCCGCGGAGCCTGCCGACGGGTCCGG GAAGGTTTTCGTTGGGGGTGTAGCCTGGGAGACAACGGAAG AAAAATTCAAGAAGCATTTTCAGAAATATGGGGCTATAGCTGATTCCGTGATCATGAAGGACAAGCATACCAGGATGCCTCGTGGATTTGGATTTGTTACATTTTCTGACCCATCTGTGATAGACAGGGTTCTTGAGGATGAACATATTATAGATGGAAGAACG GTTGAAGTCAAAAGGACTGTGCCTAGAGAGGAAATGTCTGCAAAAGATGGTCCGAAGACAAGAAAGATCTTTGTCGGTGGTATTCCACCATCTCTAACTGAAG GTGAGTTAAAGGAGCACTTCTCCTCATATGGGAATGTCGCTGAGCATCAAATCATGGTCGACCATAGCACCGGCCGTTCACGAGGCTTTGGCTTTGTTACCTTCGAAAGTGAGGACGCTGTTGAAAGGGTTATGTCACAGGGAAGAATGCATGAGCTTGGAGGGAAGCAG GTTGAAATAAAGAGGGCTGAACCAAAGAAACCTGGTGGTGGTGATTCGAGTTCTAATGGGAGATATAATCTTCGCAGTGGTGCCAACCGCAGTTCGCAccgtggtggaggcggcggcggtggccgttcTGTGAGCAGCAGCAGTGGTGCTGGTGGCTATGGGTATGGAGCTGACTACAGAGAAGCTGCAGCAGCCTACTATGGTAGTGCAGGGTATGGTGGCTATGGTAGAGGCTATGGTGCATATGGAGGCAACCCTGCCTTTGGGTCAGGTTATGGCTCCGGTTATGGTGGTTCTATATATGGAGCAAGTCCATATGGTGCCTATGGGGCATATGCAGGTGCCTACGGAGGTGGTGCATACGGCGCACCTGGCAGCTATGGAGCAGGTGGGTATGGTGCCTATGGGGGAGCTGGAAGCATGGGTGGTGGGAGCTCGACTGGCCGTGGCTCGGGAAGGTACCACCCATATGGAAAATGA